From one Amycolatopsis sp. FDAARGOS 1241 genomic stretch:
- a CDS encoding MCE family protein codes for MTIETKAQRNLVSWLGFACVLALLLTAGLWLVFRGGTGTTLSAYFGKTVGLYAGSSVRVLGVPVGEVTEVTPDGQAVRVDMRVNDDVPIPANVGAVVVAPSLVSDRYVQLTPAYDSGPTLASGTVLARDKTATPVELDDLYASLDKLSTALGPHGANKNGALSEVLDTAAQNLKGNGADLNSTVGRLADLAGTLDDSKDDLFSTVQNLNSFTGALAQSDSRLNEFYERVADVSGFLADDSADVGAALTSLASSLGEVKQFVADNKTGLESNVDKLASLTKVLVDQRATLAEVLDVAPTGATNFINSYDAASGTIAVRDNLNEITNPPILTVCRLLAAGTPKNVPATLTDICQQLAPVLDGTLKLPTVPQALNSLENGRLPPLPLPLVDVLTQGGAK; via the coding sequence ATGACCATCGAGACCAAAGCGCAGCGGAACCTGGTGTCGTGGCTGGGGTTCGCGTGTGTGCTGGCGTTGCTGCTCACCGCCGGGCTGTGGCTGGTGTTCCGCGGCGGCACCGGGACGACGTTGTCGGCGTACTTCGGGAAGACGGTCGGGCTGTACGCGGGTTCTTCGGTCCGCGTGCTGGGTGTGCCCGTCGGTGAGGTCACGGAGGTGACGCCCGACGGCCAGGCCGTGCGCGTGGACATGCGCGTGAACGACGACGTGCCGATCCCGGCGAACGTCGGCGCGGTCGTGGTCGCGCCGAGCCTCGTCAGCGACCGCTACGTGCAGCTGACGCCGGCGTACGACAGCGGCCCGACGCTCGCGAGCGGCACCGTGCTCGCGCGCGACAAGACGGCCACGCCGGTCGAGCTCGACGACCTGTATGCGAGCCTCGACAAGCTCTCCACCGCGCTGGGACCCCACGGTGCCAACAAGAACGGCGCCCTGTCCGAAGTCCTCGACACGGCGGCGCAGAACCTCAAGGGCAACGGCGCGGACCTCAACTCGACCGTCGGGCGGCTCGCGGACCTCGCGGGCACCCTGGACGATTCGAAGGACGACCTGTTCTCGACCGTCCAGAACCTCAACTCGTTCACCGGTGCCCTCGCGCAGAGCGACAGCCGGCTCAACGAGTTCTACGAACGCGTTGCCGACGTGAGCGGGTTCCTCGCCGACGATTCGGCCGACGTCGGGGCCGCGCTCACCTCGCTCGCCTCGTCGCTGGGTGAGGTGAAGCAGTTCGTGGCGGACAACAAAACCGGCCTCGAATCCAATGTAGACAAGCTCGCGTCGCTCACGAAGGTGCTCGTGGACCAGCGCGCCACGCTTGCCGAGGTGCTCGACGTCGCGCCCACCGGCGCCACGAACTTCATCAACTCCTACGACGCCGCGTCGGGCACGATCGCCGTGCGCGACAACCTCAACGAGATCACCAACCCGCCGATCCTCACCGTCTGCCGGTTGCTGGCCGCGGGCACCCCGAAGAACGTGCCGGCCACGCTCACCGACATCTGCCAGCAGCTCGCGCCGGTGCTCGACGGCACGCTGAAGCTGCCGACGGTGCCGCAGGCGCTCAACTCACTGGAGAACGGCCGGCTGCCACCATTGCCGCTGCCGCTCGTGGACGTGCTGACCCAGGGCGGTGCCAAGTGA
- a CDS encoding MlaD family protein: MKPLKEHNQASVGAVTLVLILLVTAVAYFSDDIPLFGNGTTYSAYFGEAAGLAPDNEVEVAGVKVGQVTSVELAHKQVLVKFRVKGVRVGDASTASIEIKTLLGEKYLALDPKGAGTQSPGDTIPLKRTRTPFQLQDAFDQLSTTVGDIDTKQLADSFTALSDSLSGSPQYLKDTLSGLSALSKTVSSRDADLHTLLANTSAISKTLSDRNTQLQQVISDGDLLLTELQNRREQIAALLKGTQQLSQQLSGLVADNRTQLKPTLDALGKVTDVLQRNQSNLDRGLALMAPFARVGANATGNGRWFEGYLCGLLPPTITAGGLSINPAGCTPPIAAPNQGVGGR, translated from the coding sequence GTGAAACCCCTCAAAGAACACAACCAGGCGTCGGTCGGTGCGGTGACGCTCGTGCTGATCCTGCTCGTGACCGCCGTCGCCTACTTCTCCGACGACATCCCGCTGTTCGGCAACGGCACCACGTATTCCGCCTACTTCGGCGAAGCCGCCGGGCTCGCGCCGGACAACGAGGTGGAGGTCGCCGGCGTGAAGGTGGGGCAGGTGACGTCGGTGGAGCTGGCGCACAAGCAGGTGCTGGTGAAGTTCCGCGTGAAGGGCGTGCGCGTCGGCGACGCGTCGACCGCGTCGATCGAGATCAAGACGCTGCTGGGGGAGAAGTACCTCGCGCTCGACCCGAAGGGGGCCGGCACACAGAGCCCCGGCGACACCATCCCCCTGAAGCGCACGCGCACGCCGTTCCAGCTGCAGGACGCGTTCGACCAGCTGTCCACGACCGTCGGCGACATCGACACGAAGCAGCTCGCCGACAGCTTCACCGCGTTGTCCGATTCGCTGTCGGGCAGCCCGCAATACCTGAAGGACACGCTCTCGGGCCTGTCCGCGCTGTCGAAGACGGTGTCCTCGCGCGACGCCGACCTGCACACGCTCCTGGCCAACACGAGCGCGATCTCGAAGACGCTGTCCGATCGCAACACCCAGCTGCAGCAGGTGATCAGCGACGGCGACCTGCTGCTGACCGAGCTGCAGAACCGGCGCGAGCAGATCGCGGCGCTGCTGAAGGGCACGCAGCAGCTCTCCCAGCAGCTCTCGGGCCTCGTCGCCGACAACCGCACGCAGCTGAAGCCGACGCTCGACGCGCTGGGGAAGGTGACCGACGTGCTGCAGCGCAACCAGAGCAACCTCGACCGCGGCCTCGCGCTCATGGCGCCGTTCGCACGCGTCGGCGCCAACGCGACGGGCAACGGCCGCTGGTTCGAGGGTTACCTGTGCGGCCTGCTGCCGCCGACGATCACCGCGGGCGGGTTGTCGATCAACCCCGCGGGCTGCACCCCGCCGATCGCGGCGCCGAACCAGGGGGTGGGTGGCCGGTGA
- a CDS encoding MCE family protein translates to MRSFVPALVKILVFAAVTVLLTGILATTIANTNFGTTAGFAAKFTDASGLQAGDDVRISGVKVGQVDSIAVQQGDRNFAEVRFAVDAQYKLPALTTATIKYRNLVGQRYLALGTDVTGGGTLSHGATIPPERTKPALNLTVLFNGFKPLFQALDPKEVNQLSAEIIQVFQGEGGTITSLLAHTASITTSIAGKDQVIGQVIDNLNQVLTTVNARGPQLGDLIDQTQRLVSGLAEQRRPIGDAVGALGELTDATSGLLADARPAVRDDVKQLGTLSDNLADSDQLLDHLLQVLPGNLEKFTRTLSYGSWFNYYLCGIEGTVGISSLDVTLPIVPLPATQRAPRCGP, encoded by the coding sequence GTGAGGTCGTTCGTCCCCGCACTGGTGAAGATCCTCGTGTTCGCCGCGGTCACGGTGCTGCTCACCGGAATTCTCGCCACCACGATCGCGAACACGAACTTCGGTACCACGGCAGGGTTCGCCGCGAAGTTCACCGACGCGTCGGGCCTGCAGGCGGGTGACGACGTGCGCATTTCGGGCGTGAAGGTCGGGCAGGTCGACTCCATCGCCGTTCAGCAGGGCGACCGGAATTTCGCCGAGGTGCGGTTCGCCGTCGACGCGCAGTACAAGCTGCCCGCCCTGACCACCGCGACCATCAAGTACCGCAACCTCGTCGGCCAGCGTTACCTCGCGCTCGGCACCGACGTGACCGGCGGCGGCACGCTCTCGCACGGCGCGACGATCCCGCCCGAGCGCACGAAGCCCGCGCTCAACCTCACCGTGCTGTTCAACGGGTTCAAACCGCTGTTCCAGGCGCTGGACCCGAAGGAGGTCAACCAGCTCTCGGCCGAGATCATCCAGGTCTTCCAGGGTGAGGGCGGCACGATTACGAGCCTGCTCGCGCACACGGCGTCGATCACCACGTCGATCGCCGGCAAGGACCAGGTGATCGGGCAGGTCATCGACAACCTCAACCAGGTCCTGACCACCGTCAACGCGCGCGGGCCGCAGCTGGGTGACCTGATCGACCAGACGCAGCGGCTCGTGAGCGGGCTGGCCGAGCAGCGCAGGCCGATCGGCGACGCGGTGGGCGCGCTGGGCGAACTGACGGACGCGACGTCCGGCCTGCTGGCCGACGCCCGGCCCGCGGTGCGCGACGACGTCAAGCAGCTCGGCACGCTGTCGGACAACCTCGCGGACTCCGACCAGCTGCTCGACCACCTGCTGCAGGTGCTGCCGGGCAACCTGGAAAAGTTCACGCGGACCCTGAGCTACGGCAGCTGGTTCAACTATTACTTGTGCGGGATCGAAGGCACCGTCGGGATTTCATCGCTCGACGTGACGCTGCCGATCGTGCCGTTGCCCGCGACGCAGCGCGCGCCGAGGTGTGGCCCGTGA
- a CDS encoding MCE family protein: MSTRRELLKRLRYQVLGLIFLVVAALFFTTTIAIYKKVFTPVTLVTLETDHVGSQLRTGGDVKVRGLLVGEIRAVMAKGDHAELELALQPDKIGEIPSNVSARLLPKTLFGERYVALQLPASPARHIEAGDVIPQDRSSTAIELEQVLDDVLPLLQAVQPEKLSSTLSAVSTALDGHGKRLGQTLAQLSDYLGKLNPSLPDLKADITGLAGVSATYDKAAPDLLDALADLTTTSQTIVAKRQGLSDVYASVSAASADLTSFLDVNKDNLIRLTTAVQPTLDVLAKYAPEYPCLLKQLAGSVPEAELAFGKGTAHPEVSRVTIEFTAGRGKYLPGVDEPKYDDKRGPRCYPQVPKPGYWPQYPPDGAVKDGSTKPVPPHNPPESLPGEITSGAITSSTIAKNGVAGGGGESGGAPSVIGSTDEQQLIDLLVSPALGTTPDQVPDWASLLVGPLYRGTEVELK; encoded by the coding sequence ATGAGCACACGGCGCGAACTGCTGAAGCGGCTCCGGTACCAGGTGCTGGGGCTGATCTTCCTCGTCGTCGCGGCCCTGTTCTTCACGACGACGATCGCGATCTACAAGAAGGTGTTCACCCCCGTCACGCTCGTGACGCTCGAAACCGACCACGTCGGCAGCCAGCTGCGCACGGGCGGTGACGTGAAGGTGCGCGGCCTGCTCGTGGGCGAGATCCGCGCGGTCATGGCGAAGGGTGACCACGCGGAGCTCGAACTCGCGCTGCAACCGGACAAGATCGGCGAGATCCCGAGCAACGTTTCGGCCCGGCTGCTGCCCAAGACGCTCTTCGGTGAGCGGTACGTCGCATTGCAGCTGCCCGCGAGCCCCGCGCGGCACATCGAAGCCGGCGACGTGATCCCGCAGGACCGCAGCAGCACGGCGATCGAGCTGGAGCAGGTGCTCGACGACGTGCTGCCGCTGCTGCAGGCCGTGCAGCCGGAAAAGCTGTCGAGCACGCTGAGCGCAGTGTCGACCGCACTCGACGGGCACGGCAAGCGGCTCGGCCAGACGCTCGCGCAGCTGTCGGACTACCTCGGCAAGCTGAACCCGTCGCTGCCGGACCTCAAGGCCGACATCACGGGACTGGCCGGCGTTTCCGCCACGTACGACAAGGCTGCACCGGATCTGCTCGACGCCCTCGCGGACCTGACGACCACGAGCCAGACCATCGTCGCGAAGCGCCAGGGACTGTCCGATGTGTACGCCTCGGTGTCCGCCGCGTCCGCGGACCTCACGAGCTTCCTGGACGTGAACAAGGACAACCTGATCCGCCTCACCACGGCCGTGCAGCCGACGCTCGACGTGCTCGCGAAGTACGCACCCGAGTACCCGTGCCTGCTCAAACAGCTCGCCGGCTCCGTGCCGGAGGCGGAACTCGCGTTCGGCAAGGGCACCGCGCACCCCGAGGTGAGCCGCGTGACGATCGAGTTCACCGCCGGCCGCGGCAAGTACCTGCCCGGCGTCGACGAGCCGAAGTACGACGACAAGCGCGGCCCGCGCTGCTACCCGCAGGTGCCCAAACCCGGGTACTGGCCGCAGTACCCGCCCGACGGCGCCGTGAAGGACGGTTCGACGAAGCCCGTGCCGCCGCACAACCCGCCCGAGTCGCTGCCTGGTGAGATCACGTCCGGCGCGATCACGTCGAGCACCATCGCGAAGAACGGTGTCGCCGGGGGCGGCGGCGAATCCGGTGGTGCGCCGTCGGTGATCGGGTCGACGGACGAGCAGCAGCTCATCGACCTGCTCGTCTCGCCCGCGCTGGGCACGACCCCGGACCAGGTGCCGGACTGGGCGAGCCTGCTCGTCGGGCCGCTCTACCGCGGGACGGAGGTGGAGCTCAAGTGA
- a CDS encoding ABC transporter permease, with the protein MTAEPIDAPALSDRTLEIIARPGASLEGLGRQLSFYGRALAWSPRTVRRYGRETTRLLTEVCFGTGGLAVIGGTLGVMIGMTLFTGLIVGLQGYSALNQLGTAALTGFISAYFNTREVAPLSAGLALSATVGCGFTAQLGAMRISEEIDALEVMAVPSMPYLVTARVLAGVTAVIPLYAVGLLSSYLASRQITIWLYGQSAGTYDHYFTLFLPPEDVLWSFAKVLVFSVLVILSHCYYGYTADGGPAGVGVAVGRAVRTSIVLISVLDFFLSLAIWGANTTVRISG; encoded by the coding sequence GTGACGGCCGAACCGATCGACGCCCCGGCGCTGTCCGACCGGACGCTCGAGATCATCGCGCGTCCGGGCGCGAGCCTGGAGGGCCTCGGGCGCCAGCTGTCGTTCTACGGCCGCGCGCTCGCGTGGTCGCCGCGCACGGTCCGCCGCTACGGCCGCGAGACCACGCGCCTGCTGACCGAGGTCTGCTTCGGCACGGGCGGGCTCGCGGTGATCGGCGGGACGCTGGGCGTGATGATCGGGATGACCCTCTTCACCGGGCTCATCGTCGGCCTGCAGGGTTACTCGGCGCTCAACCAGCTCGGCACCGCCGCGCTCACCGGCTTCATCTCCGCCTACTTCAACACGCGGGAGGTCGCGCCGCTCTCGGCCGGGCTCGCGCTCTCGGCGACGGTCGGCTGCGGCTTCACCGCGCAGCTCGGCGCGATGCGGATCTCCGAGGAGATCGACGCGCTCGAGGTGATGGCCGTGCCGAGCATGCCCTACCTCGTGACCGCCCGCGTGCTCGCCGGCGTCACCGCGGTGATCCCGCTGTACGCGGTCGGCCTGCTCTCGTCCTACCTCGCGTCGCGCCAGATCACGATCTGGCTCTACGGCCAGTCGGCCGGCACCTACGACCACTACTTCACGCTGTTCCTCCCGCCCGAGGACGTGTTGTGGTCGTTCGCGAAGGTGCTCGTGTTCAGCGTGCTCGTGATCCTTTCGCATTGTTATTACGGCTACACGGCCGACGGCGGCCCGGCCGGCGTCGGGGTCGCGGTGGGCCGCGCGGTGCGCACGTCGATCGTGCTGATCTCGGTGCTCGACTTCTTCCTGAGCCTCGCGATCTGGGGCGCCAACACGACGGTGCGGATCTCGGGATGA
- a CDS encoding ABC transporter permease, with product MVGETGSITLPGTAALTQVGRLATLSWEVLRAIFRRPFQFREWIQQCWFFASVTILPTALVAIPFGAVIALQLGSLTTQIGAQSFTGAASALAIVQQASPLITALLVAGAGGSAVCADIGARKIREEIDAMEVLGVNPVQRIVVPRVLAAIVVSVLLNGLVSVVGVLGGYFFNVVLQGGTPGAYLASFNALAQVPDLWISEIKALLYGFVAGVVAAFRGLNPAGGPKGVGDAVNQAVVITFLLLFLINVVLTAIYLKIVPPKAL from the coding sequence GTGGTGGGCGAAACCGGCTCGATCACCCTCCCGGGCACCGCGGCGCTGACCCAGGTCGGCCGGCTCGCCACGCTGTCCTGGGAGGTGCTGCGGGCGATCTTCCGGCGTCCGTTCCAGTTCCGCGAGTGGATCCAGCAGTGCTGGTTCTTCGCGAGTGTCACGATCTTGCCGACCGCTTTGGTGGCCATCCCCTTCGGGGCCGTGATCGCGCTTCAGCTGGGGTCGCTGACCACGCAGATCGGCGCGCAGTCGTTCACCGGCGCCGCCAGCGCGCTCGCCATCGTGCAGCAGGCCAGCCCGCTGATCACGGCGCTGCTCGTGGCCGGTGCGGGCGGCAGCGCCGTCTGCGCTGACATCGGCGCGCGCAAGATCCGCGAGGAGATCGACGCGATGGAAGTGCTCGGCGTCAACCCGGTGCAGCGCATCGTGGTGCCGCGGGTGCTGGCGGCGATCGTCGTGTCGGTGCTGCTCAACGGCCTGGTCAGCGTGGTCGGGGTGCTCGGCGGCTACTTCTTCAACGTCGTGCTGCAGGGCGGCACGCCGGGTGCGTACTTGGCGAGCTTCAACGCCCTGGCGCAGGTGCCGGACCTGTGGATCAGCGAGATCAAGGCGCTCCTCTACGGTTTCGTCGCCGGGGTCGTCGCCGCGTTCCGCGGGCTGAACCCCGCGGGCGGGCCGAAAGGCGTGGGCGACGCGGTGAACCAGGCCGTGGTGATCACGTTCCTGCTGCTGTTCCTCATCAACGTCGTGCTCACCGCGATCTACCTCAAGATCGTGCCGCCGAAGGCGCTCTGA
- a CDS encoding bifunctional GNAT family N-acetyltransferase/acetate--CoA ligase family protein gives MSEDPDEGKGRRDPYDYPRDWEADVVLSDGGTVHLRPIVPSDADNLVAFHSRLSERTRYLRYFGAYPRIPPRDLERFSTVDHHDRVAFVALLGDDIVAVGRYERLDGGPSAEVAFVVDDKHQGRGLGSILLEHLAAAASESGLRRFVAEVLAENAAMVRVFRDAGYQVSRAIEEGVLHLEFDIDPTEESLAVARSREQAAEARSVHNLLHPRSVAVIGASADPTKVGHVAFANMLAADFAGTVYPVNPEHRSVRGVRAYASVLDIPDPVDLAVVAVPAEVVESVLDACLAKGVKTLVIVSGGFAESGPLGLHAELRLVGEARAHGMRVVGPNALGVLNTAPGVRLNATLAPRLPKRGHTGFFCQSGALGTAILADAGSRGLGLSTFVSAGNRADVSGNDLLQYWETDPETDLVLLYLESFGNPRKFARLARRLARSKPIVAVKSGRHAVRPQLAATSAEVDEASVQALFEQAGVVRVESLAQLFDTALVFAHQPLPAGPRIAIVGNSSAIGLLAADTARAQGLHVAFDPVDIGPQAGPAAFAEAVRDALDSAEVDALIAVFAPPITIPGTAYARALKQAVLEQKRTKPVVSTFLAAEGVPDELAVLTDFGVPTRGSIPSYPSPERAVNALARVVRYSAWRQRPQGSLVRPAGLHVEKAQQIVRELLAADGHSTMLSDDDVVRLLGCYGVDVVPFRVVSDVDEAVTAAAELGYPVTLKAVDERLRGRPDLAGVRLDLTSADSVRVAYRDLCEVSGDNELYVQRMAPKGISCVIGLQDDPSFGTLVSFGLSGLVSTLLGDRAYRAIPVTDVDAATLIREPRTSPLLTGYRGDEPADLAALQDMVLRVAALAEDNPEVRSLALDPILASPDGAFVANARLVLGPTPTRPDTGPRRLRHITPSD, from the coding sequence ATGTCCGAAGACCCCGACGAAGGAAAGGGCCGGCGCGACCCCTACGACTATCCCCGCGACTGGGAAGCCGACGTCGTCCTCTCCGACGGCGGCACCGTGCACCTGAGGCCCATCGTGCCGTCGGACGCCGACAACCTCGTCGCGTTCCACAGCCGCCTTTCGGAGCGCACCCGGTATCTGCGCTATTTCGGCGCCTACCCGCGCATCCCGCCGCGCGACCTCGAACGGTTCTCCACTGTGGACCACCACGACCGGGTCGCGTTCGTGGCTTTGCTGGGCGACGACATCGTGGCCGTCGGGCGTTACGAGCGGCTCGACGGCGGGCCGTCGGCCGAGGTCGCGTTCGTGGTCGACGACAAGCACCAGGGCCGCGGGCTCGGCTCGATCCTGCTGGAGCACCTGGCCGCCGCGGCGTCGGAGAGCGGGCTGCGCCGGTTCGTCGCGGAGGTCCTCGCCGAGAACGCCGCCATGGTCCGTGTGTTCCGCGACGCCGGTTACCAGGTGAGCCGCGCCATCGAGGAAGGCGTGCTGCACCTGGAGTTCGACATCGACCCGACGGAGGAGTCGCTCGCCGTCGCGCGCTCGCGTGAGCAGGCCGCCGAGGCGCGCAGCGTGCACAACCTGCTGCACCCGCGCTCGGTCGCGGTGATCGGCGCGTCGGCCGATCCCACGAAGGTCGGGCACGTGGCCTTCGCGAACATGCTGGCCGCCGATTTCGCCGGCACCGTCTACCCGGTCAACCCCGAGCACCGCTCCGTGCGCGGCGTCCGCGCGTACGCGTCCGTGCTCGACATCCCGGACCCGGTCGACCTCGCGGTGGTGGCCGTGCCCGCCGAGGTCGTGGAATCCGTGCTCGACGCCTGTCTCGCCAAGGGCGTGAAGACACTGGTGATCGTGTCGGGCGGCTTCGCCGAATCCGGACCGCTCGGCCTGCACGCCGAACTGCGGCTCGTCGGCGAGGCCCGGGCGCACGGCATGCGCGTGGTGGGCCCGAACGCGCTCGGCGTCCTCAACACCGCGCCCGGTGTCCGGCTCAACGCGACGCTCGCGCCGCGGCTGCCCAAGCGCGGACACACCGGGTTCTTCTGCCAGTCGGGTGCACTGGGCACCGCGATCCTCGCCGACGCCGGTTCGCGCGGGCTCGGCCTCTCGACGTTCGTCTCCGCCGGCAACCGCGCCGACGTGTCGGGCAACGACTTGCTGCAGTACTGGGAAACCGACCCCGAAACGGATCTGGTGCTGCTCTACCTCGAGTCCTTCGGCAACCCGCGCAAGTTCGCCCGCCTCGCGCGGCGGCTCGCGCGCAGCAAGCCGATCGTCGCGGTGAAGTCCGGCCGGCACGCGGTGCGCCCGCAGCTGGCCGCGACGTCGGCGGAAGTCGACGAGGCGAGCGTGCAGGCGCTGTTCGAACAGGCCGGGGTCGTGCGCGTGGAGTCGCTCGCGCAGCTCTTCGACACGGCGCTGGTGTTCGCGCACCAGCCGCTGCCGGCCGGGCCGCGTATCGCGATCGTCGGCAACTCCAGCGCGATCGGCCTGCTCGCCGCCGACACCGCCCGCGCGCAGGGCCTGCACGTCGCCTTCGATCCCGTGGACATCGGCCCGCAGGCCGGGCCCGCCGCGTTCGCCGAAGCGGTGCGCGACGCCCTGGATTCGGCCGAGGTCGACGCGCTGATCGCCGTGTTCGCGCCGCCGATCACGATCCCCGGCACCGCCTACGCGCGGGCGCTGAAACAGGCTGTGCTCGAGCAGAAGCGGACGAAGCCCGTCGTCTCGACGTTCCTCGCGGCCGAAGGCGTGCCCGACGAACTCGCGGTGCTCACCGATTTCGGCGTCCCCACGCGGGGTTCCATTCCGTCGTACCCCAGCCCCGAGCGCGCGGTGAACGCGCTGGCCCGCGTCGTGCGCTACTCGGCCTGGCGCCAGCGGCCACAGGGCTCGCTCGTGCGCCCGGCCGGGCTGCACGTGGAGAAGGCGCAGCAGATCGTGCGCGAGCTGCTCGCCGCCGACGGCCACTCCACGATGCTGTCGGACGACGATGTGGTGCGACTGCTCGGCTGCTACGGCGTGGACGTCGTGCCGTTCCGCGTGGTGTCCGATGTGGACGAAGCGGTGACGGCCGCCGCGGAGCTCGGTTACCCGGTCACGCTCAAGGCTGTCGACGAGCGACTGCGCGGCCGCCCGGACCTCGCCGGCGTGCGGCTCGACCTCACGTCCGCGGACTCCGTCCGCGTGGCCTACCGCGACCTGTGCGAGGTCTCCGGTGACAACGAGCTGTACGTGCAGCGAATGGCGCCCAAGGGGATCTCGTGCGTGATCGGGCTGCAGGACGACCCGTCGTTCGGCACGCTCGTGTCGTTCGGGCTCTCGGGGTTGGTCAGCACGCTGCTGGGCGACCGCGCCTACCGCGCCATCCCGGTGACCGACGTCGACGCCGCCACGCTCATCCGCGAGCCGCGCACGTCGCCGCTGCTCACCGGCTACCGCGGCGACGAACCGGCGGACCTGGCGGCGCTGCAGGACATGGTGCTGCGCGTGGCCGCGCTGGCCGAGGACAACCCGGAGGTCCGGTCGCTCGCGCTCGACCCGATCCTCGCTTCGCCCGACGGCGCGTTCGTCGCCAACGCGCGTTTGGTCCTCGGCCCGACCCCGACGCGGCCGGACACCGGGCCGCGGCGGCTGCGGCACATCACTCCGTCGGACTGA
- a CDS encoding acetoin utilization protein AcuC, producing the protein MSSPAVLWDAALLGYDLGGEHPFNPVRLELTVRLATELGVLQGVELLVPTAAGDEELLRIHAPEYLAAVKEAPLVGWDVGHGLGTADNPVFAGMHEASALVVGSTLLAARKIADGEVKRAVNIAGGLHHAMRDHASGFCVYNDCAVAISWLLDHGFDRIAYLDTDVHHGDGVQKAFYDDPRVLTVSLHQHPFTLWPGTGYAAEIGTGKAAGTSVNIPLPPQTKDPGWLRAFHAVVPSLLAEFEPQILVTQCGVDSHEEDPLADLSLSVDGHRTIYETMRDLAETYADGRWLAVGGGGYQLIRVVPRSWTHLIATVLDRDVAPETALPPGWVSSITKVAPTAELPRAMTDERDTAFKPWGDEADEPVDVTIRDTRRAVFPLHGLDPDDPRD; encoded by the coding sequence ATGTCCTCGCCTGCTGTCCTCTGGGATGCCGCGCTGCTGGGGTACGACCTCGGGGGCGAGCACCCCTTCAACCCCGTCCGGCTGGAGCTCACGGTGCGGCTGGCCACCGAACTCGGGGTGCTGCAAGGCGTCGAGCTGCTCGTGCCCACCGCGGCCGGCGACGAGGAGCTGCTGCGGATCCACGCGCCCGAATACCTGGCGGCGGTGAAGGAAGCGCCGCTCGTCGGGTGGGACGTCGGGCACGGGCTGGGCACGGCGGACAACCCCGTGTTCGCCGGGATGCACGAGGCCTCGGCGCTCGTGGTCGGGTCGACGCTGCTCGCGGCGCGCAAGATCGCGGACGGGGAGGTCAAGCGCGCCGTCAACATCGCGGGCGGGCTGCACCACGCGATGCGCGACCACGCGTCCGGCTTCTGCGTGTACAACGACTGCGCTGTCGCGATCTCCTGGCTGCTCGACCACGGCTTCGACCGCATCGCCTACCTCGACACCGACGTCCACCACGGCGACGGCGTCCAGAAGGCGTTCTACGACGACCCGCGAGTGCTCACGGTTTCGCTGCACCAGCACCCGTTCACGCTGTGGCCCGGCACGGGTTACGCGGCCGAGATCGGCACGGGCAAGGCGGCAGGCACGTCCGTGAACATCCCGCTGCCGCCGCAGACGAAGGACCCCGGGTGGCTGCGGGCGTTCCACGCGGTGGTGCCGTCGCTGCTGGCGGAGTTCGAGCCGCAGATCCTGGTGACGCAGTGCGGAGTCGACTCGCACGAGGAGGACCCGCTGGCCGACCTGTCGCTTTCGGTCGACGGGCACCGCACGATCTACGAGACCATGCGCGATCTCGCGGAGACCTACGCCGACGGGCGCTGGCTCGCGGTCGGCGGGGGCGGTTACCAGCTGATCCGCGTGGTCCCGCGCTCGTGGACGCACCTGATTGCCACGGTGCTCGATCGCGACGTCGCGCCCGAGACGGCCCTGCCGCCCGGCTGGGTCTCCTCGATCACGAAGGTCGCGCCGACCGCCGAGCTCCCGCGCGCCATGACCGACGAGCGCGACACCGCGTTCAAACCGTGGGGCGACGAAGCCGACGAACCGGTGGACGTCACGATCCGCGACACCCGCCGCGCCGTCTTCCCCCTCCACGGCCTCGATCCGGACGACCCGAGGGACTGA